One window from the genome of Saccharomyces mikatae IFO 1815 strain IFO1815 genome assembly, chromosome: 4 encodes:
- the LYS4 gene encoding homoaconitate hydratase LYS4 (similar to Saccharomyces cerevisiae LYS4 (YDR234W); ancestral locus Anc_8.455), with product MLRSTTITRSFHSSRSWLRGQNLTEKIVQAYAVNLPEGKVVHSGDYVSIKPAHCMSHDNSWPVALKFMGLGATKIKNPSQIVNTLDHDIQNKSEKNLTKYKNIENFAKKHHVDYYPAGRGIGHQIMIEEGYAFPLNMTVASDSHSNTYGGLGSLGTPIVRTDAAAIWATGQTWWQIPPVAQVELKGQLPQGVSGKDIIVALCGLFNNDQVLNHAIEFTGDSLNALPIDHRLTIANMTTEWGALSGLFPVDKTLIEWYKNRLQKLGTNNHPRINPKSIGELEEKAKTVKPDKDARYAKKLVIDLTTLTHYVSGPNSVKVSNTVQDLSQQEIKINKAYLVSCTNSRLSDLQSAAEVVCPTGDLNKVNKIAPGVEFYVAAASSEIEADARKSGAWEKLLKAGCIPLPSGCGPCIGLGAGLLEPGEVGISATNRNFKGRMGSKDALAYLASPAVVAASAVLGKIGSPAEVLSTDEIPFNGVKTEIIENPVSEEGAGTEAEAPKQSVEILEGFPREISGELVLCDADNINTDGIYPGKYTYQDDVPKEKMAQVCMENYDAEFRTKVHPGDIVISGFNFGTGSSREQAATALLAKGINLVVSGSFGNIFSRNSINNALLTLEIPTLIKKLREKYQGAPKELTRRTGWFLKWDVANAKVVVTEGSLEGPVILEQKVGELGKNLQEIIVKGGLEGWVKSQL from the coding sequence ATGCTACGATCAACCACAATTACTCGTTCATTCCACAGCTCTAGGAGCTGGTTGAGGGGTCAAAACCTGACTGAAAAGATCGTTCAGGCCTATGCAGTCAACCTTCCCGAGGGGAAAGTGGTACATTCCGGTGACTATGTGTCTATCAAGCCGGCACACTGTATGTCGCACGATAATTCATGGCCTGTGGCGTTGAAATTTATGGGACTGGGAGCTACCAAGATTAAAAATCCTTCACAAATTGTGAATACCCTAGACCACGATATCCAGAACAAGTCGGAGAAAAATTTAACCAAGTACAAGAACATCGAGAACTTTGCTAAGAAACATCATGTTGACTACTACCCTGCTGGTAGAGGTATTGGACATCAAATCATGATTGAGGAGGGCTATGCTTTCCCCTTGAACATGACGGTAGCATCAGACTCGCATTCCAATACCTATGGTGGTCTGGGCTCGCTGGGTACCCCCATAGTGAGAACAGACGCTGCAGCCATATGGGCCACGGGGCAAACGTGGTGGCAGATTCCACCGGTGGCTCAAGTTGAGTTAAAAGGTCAACTACCTCAGGGCGTTTCTGGGAAAGATATCATTGTCGCCTTATGTGGGCTTTTCAACAATGATCAAGTTTTAAATCACGCGATTGAATTTACGGGTGACTCTTTGAATGCGTTGCCTATTGACCATAGACTTACAATAGCTAATATGACCACCGAGTGGGGGGCTCTTTCTGGTTTGTTCCCTGTGGACAAAACTTTGATCGAATGGTATAAGAATCGTTTACAGAAGCTGGGTACTAATAATCATCCAAGAATCAACCCCAAAAGTATTGGTGAATTGGAGGAGAAGGCAAAAACTGTGAAACCAGACAAAGATGCACGCTACGCCAAAAAACTAGTTATCGACCTTACCACATTAACTCACTATGTCTCAGGTCCCAACAGCGTAAAGGTCTCCAACACTGTGCAAGATCTATCTCAGCAAGAAATCAAGATAAATAAAGCCTATCTAGTATCTTGCACTAACTCCCGTCTATCCGATTTGCAGTCTGCAGCGGAAGTGGTTTGCCCTACTGGCGATTTGAACAAGGTTAACAAAATTGCTCCAGGTGTGGAATTCTATGTTGCTGCTGCCTCTTCAGAAATTGAGGCAGATGCCCGCAAATCAGGAGCTTGGGAAAAGCTGCTAAAGGCAGGTTGTATCCCATTGCCTTCTGGGTGTGGCCCATGCATTGGTTTAGGTGCAGGGTTATTGGAACCAGGTGAAGTCGGTATCAGTGCGACAAATAGAAATTTTAAAGGTAGAATGGGTTCTAAGGACGCGTTGGCTTACTTGGCTTCTCCTGCTGTTGTCGCCGCTTCTGCTGTGTTGGGTAAAATCGGTTCTCCTGCTGAAGTACTGTCTACAGATGAGATTCCATTCAACGGCGTTAAAACTGAGATAATCGAAAACCCTGTGAGTGAAGAGGGAGCTGGTACTGAAGCCGAGGCTCCAAAGCAGTCCGTTGAAATATTAGAAGGTTTCCCAAGGGAGATTTCTGGTGAATTAGTTCTATGTGATGCTGATAACATTAACACAGATGGTATCTATCCAGGCAAGTACACTTACCAAGATGACGTTCCCAAGGAAAAGATGGCGCAAGTTTGTATGGAGAATTATGATGCTGAGTTCAGAACAAAGGTTCACCCAGGCGACATAGTGATTAGCGGGTTCAATTTTGGTACGGGTTCCTCCAGGGAACAGGCGGCTACTGCATTATTGGCCAAGGGTATCAATTTAGTTGTCTCAGGCTCCTTTggtaatattttttcaagaaactcTATAAACAATGCCCTTTTGACCCTGGAAATCCCAACTTTAATTAAGAAATTGCGTGAGAAATACCAAGGCGCTCCAAAGGAACTCACCAGAAGAACTGGCTGGTTCTTGAAATGGGATGTAGCTAATGCCAAAGTGGTTGTTACCGAAGGTTCTTTAGAGGGCCCTGTTATTTTGGAACAAAAAGTGGGTGAGCTAGGTAAAAACCTGCAAGAAATTATTGTGAAAGGCGGTTTGGAAGGTTGGGTAAAATCCCAATTATAA
- the PRP42 gene encoding mRNA splicing protein PRP42 (similar to Saccharomyces cerevisiae PRP42 (YDR235W); ancestral locus Anc_8.457), producing MDKYTTLINDENFSTFTLNVSRYPKSLVYWERLLNYIVNASTPICKSTEPQLLELIRYTYSSMLNVFPYLENYHIDFALLEYKLGNVSTSHKIFQRGLQAFNQRSLLLWTSYLKFCNNVILNQKQLFKKYETAEKYVGLHFFSGEFWDLYLEQIRSRCVSSRRYWSVLRKILEIPLHSFSKFYALWLQHIDEVMDLKQLSQLTSKDELLKKLKIDITYSGRKGPYLQDAKKKLKKITKEMYMVVQYQVLEIYSIFESNIYTNYYTSPETVASSDEIETWIKYLDYTINLQTDSLIHLNFQRALLPLAHYDIIWIKYCKWLIHEKDDLVGAKNILLTGLKFSLKKTKIIKLLYSVTCKLNDYELLRNLLEKSDSSYSDNIENVDDFEIFWDYLQFKTFCQNSLYSSRYSDSQSSGLLNKEVFDKVWKRLSYKDEKSGQEILLNYLIQFYSKDTVEFVEKNVFQKIIAYGWEYYLQNGTFWHCYCRLVYFDTSRSYLDKRQYIVKRIWPKIDKKSAQNVLPSLTEFCQSYFPEELDTLEEMFAQEP from the coding sequence ATGGATAAATATACGACCTTAATTAACGAtgagaatttttcaacttttacATTGAATGTCTCAAGATATCCCAAAAGTCTGGTATATTGGGAGAGGTTACTGAACTATATAGTAAATGCTTCCACACCAATATGCAAGTCCACTGAGCCTCAACTACTAGAGCTAATACGTTATACCTATTCTTCCATGTTAAATGTGTTTCCCTATTTAGAAAATTACCATATCGATTTCGCACTCTTAGAGTACAAATTAGGAAATGTTTCTACATCGCACAAGATATTTCAACGTGGATTACAAGCCTTCAATCAAAGATCTTTGCTACTGTGGACATCATACCTAAAATTCTGTAATAACGTTATCCTAAATCAGAAGCAATTgtttaaaaaatatgaaacaGCTGAAAAATACGTTGGCTTGCATTTTTTCAGTGGGGAATTTTGGGATTTGTATCTGGAGCAAATTCGATCAAGATGTGTTTCATCTAGGAGATATTGGAGCGTCTTAAGAAAGATACTTGAAATCCCCTTGCACtctttttccaaattttatGCGTTGTGGTTACAACATATAGACGAAGTAATGGATCTGAAACAACTGTCACAACTAACTAGTAAAGACGAActattgaagaaacttAAAATAGATATCACATATAGTGGAAGAAAAGGTCCATATCTACAAGatgcaaagaagaagttaaagaaaataaccAAGGAAATGTATATGGTTGTTCAATATCAAGTACTTGAAAtttattccatttttgaatcCAATATATACACTAACTATTACACCTCACCAGAAACCGTGGCCTCTTCCGATGAAATAGAGACATGGATAAAATATCTGGATTATACTATTAATTTACAAACCGATTCTTTAATCCACCTAAACTTTCAAAGAGCTTTACTTCCTTTGGCCCATTATGATATTATATGGATAAAATATTGTAAATGGTTAATTCATGAAAAAGATGACCTTGTAGGCGCCAAAAACATTCTGTTAACGGGActgaaattttctttgaaaaaaaccaaaataataaagcTACTGTATTCAGTCACTTGTAAATTAAATGACTACGAACTTTTACGAAATctattggaaaaaagtgaCTCCTCGTATTCTGATAATATCGAAAAtgttgatgattttgaaatattttggGATTATCTTCAGTTCAAAACTTTTTGCCAaaattctttatattcAAGTCGATATTCTGATTCTCAATCGAGTGGCCTATTGAATAAAGAGGTGTTTGACAAGGTATGGAAACGTTTGAGTTATAAAGACGAAAAGAGCGGtcaagaaattttgttgaattACTTGATACAGTTTTATTCGAAGGACACCGTAGAGTTTGTAGAAAAAAAcgtatttcaaaaaataattgcATATGGTTGGGAATATTACTTACAGAATGGTACTTTTTGGCACTGTTATTGCCGTTTAGTGTATTTTGATACCTCCAGGTCGTATTTGGATAAGAGGCAATATATTGTTAAAAGAATATGGCCCAAAATAGACAAAAAATCCGCACAGAATGTTCTGCCATCTTTAACAGAATTCTGTCAATCATACTTTCCAGAAGAGCTGGATACATTAGAAGAAATGTTTGCTCAAGAACCTTAG
- the FMN1 gene encoding riboflavin kinase (similar to Saccharomyces cerevisiae FMN1 (YDR236C); ancestral locus Anc_8.459) has product MFTWKVYVAAFIVLAGTFLMHRNTSTDMTDSLKREVDLPIPVQPSSPFPLVTEYCDIVSGFGRGSAELGVPTANVPIEQLPKSINDLDLGVYFGFAHIRAVDSEEASVETRQEGRTVTYSYGQYLSEANGDLDVLPMVLSVGKNPFYGNDFKTMELHVLHDFKNDFYGAKVKFNILGHIRPELNYTTKEALIKDINIDIKIAQTVLATPSYQAYKRQL; this is encoded by the coding sequence ATGTTTACCTGGAAAGTTTATGTTGCAGCATTTATTGTATTAGCAGGTACCTTCTTGATGCATCGAAATACAAGCACAGATATGACAGATAGTTTAAAACGAGAAGTGGACTTGCCAATACCGGTACAGCCAAGTTCACCATTCCCACTTGTTACTGAGTATTGTGATATTGTAAGCGGATTTGGTCGTGGTTCTGCTGAACTGGGTGTTCCTACTGCTAACGTGCCTATAGAGCAGTTACCCAAAAGTATAAATGATTTGGACTTAGGAGTTTACTTTGGATTTGCTCATATTAGAGCCGTTGATAGTGAAGAAGCTTCTGTGGAAACAAGACAGGAGGGGAGAACTGTGACTTACAGTTACGGTCAATATTTAAGTGAAGCAAACGGCGATTTGGACGTACTTCCCATGGTACTTTCCGTGGGGAAAAATCCATTTTATGGGAATGATTTTAAAACCATGGAATTGCATGTTCTACATGACTTCAAGAACGACTTTTACGGGGCCAAGGTCAAGTTCAATATTTTGGGTCACATTAGGCCTGAGCTGAACTACACAACGAAGGAGGCCCTAATCAAAGATATCAATATTGATATTAAGATTGCGCAAACCGTACTTGCTACACCATCGTATCAAGCATACAAACGACAATTATAG